One region of Dissulfurirhabdus thermomarina genomic DNA includes:
- the fliD gene encoding flagellar filament capping protein FliD: protein MAGTITSLGIGSGIDLQGVLDKLKAADQVPITGMRTRKLQYEDQLVEFRKVNSQLLTVKNLALELTLEGTFGAKSVTSSQAEVLGASADETASAGSHTVTVSRLAKRNSWQSSGVASATTSVVTASGSFTYTVDGTQTTLTLTPGMTLQQLADAINDDEDNPGVTATVMDDGTGSGTAYHLVLTSDETGEDNAITIDTNGSTLTLSEVQAAGTLDALVTIDGITYQRGTNTISDVIAGVTLTLQGEGTSTVRVTADTDTVKSKIMGLVDAYNDVVQEISANSGYDFDTGIGGSLNGVGVFRDVVSDINQTLVSPIEGLGGAYDSFGAIGLTFNRNGTVTVDEATLDAALASNLDDVKKLFVGEGDVDGLAVALNDRLRDITKPSGGLIASEIDRVQSAVDRLEEDIAQATERLDRRYETLARQFAQMDEIMAELQSQGTYLATQFESLNSLWSGK, encoded by the coding sequence ATGGCCGGCACCATCACCTCCCTCGGCATCGGTTCCGGGATCGACCTCCAGGGCGTGCTCGACAAGCTGAAGGCCGCGGACCAGGTCCCCATCACGGGGATGCGGACCCGCAAGCTCCAGTACGAGGACCAGCTCGTCGAGTTCCGCAAGGTGAACAGCCAGTTGCTCACGGTGAAGAACCTGGCGCTGGAGCTCACCCTGGAGGGCACCTTCGGCGCCAAGTCCGTCACATCCAGCCAGGCGGAGGTCCTCGGGGCCTCGGCCGACGAGACGGCGAGCGCCGGGTCCCATACCGTGACGGTCTCGCGACTCGCCAAGCGGAATTCCTGGCAGTCGTCGGGGGTGGCCTCGGCCACCACCAGCGTGGTCACCGCCTCGGGCAGTTTCACCTACACCGTGGACGGCACGCAGACCACCCTCACCCTCACGCCGGGGATGACGCTCCAGCAGCTGGCCGACGCCATCAACGACGACGAAGACAACCCCGGTGTCACCGCCACGGTCATGGACGACGGCACCGGGTCCGGAACGGCCTATCATCTGGTCCTCACCTCGGACGAAACCGGCGAGGACAATGCCATCACCATCGACACCAACGGTTCGACCTTGACCTTGAGCGAGGTCCAGGCCGCGGGTACGCTGGACGCCCTGGTCACCATCGACGGGATCACCTACCAGCGGGGGACCAACACGATCTCCGACGTCATCGCCGGCGTGACCCTCACCCTCCAGGGAGAGGGGACGAGCACCGTGCGCGTGACGGCGGACACCGATACGGTCAAGTCCAAGATCATGGGCCTGGTCGACGCCTACAACGACGTGGTGCAGGAGATCTCCGCCAATTCCGGCTACGACTTCGACACCGGGATCGGGGGCTCCTTGAACGGCGTCGGCGTCTTCCGGGACGTGGTGAGCGACATCAACCAGACCCTGGTCTCCCCCATCGAGGGCCTCGGCGGCGCCTACGACAGCTTCGGCGCGATCGGTCTCACCTTCAACCGGAACGGGACCGTGACCGTGGATGAAGCCACCCTGGACGCGGCCCTCGCCTCGAACCTCGACGACGTGAAGAAGCTCTTCGTGGGCGAGGGGGACGTGGACGGCCTGGCGGTCGCCTTGAACGACCGCCTCCGCGACATCACGAAGCCCTCCGGGGGGCTCATCGCCAGCGAGATCGACCGGGTCCAGTCGGCCGTCGACCGGCTGGAAGAAGACATCGCCCAGGCCACGGAGCGCCTGGACCGCCGTTACGAGACCCTGGCCCGCCAGTTCGCCCAGATGGACGAGATTATGGCGGAGCTTCAAAGCCAGGGGACGTACCTTGCAACGCAGTTCGAGAGCCTGAACAGCCTCTGGTCCGGAAAGTGA
- a CDS encoding flagellin has product MSLRINTNISAIDAHRQLVNTNNSLNKSLRRLSSGLRINGAADDASGMAIADSLKSQALGIAQAIRNANDGIAVVQTADGALEEYINIVNTIRTKAIQAASDLQSSDSRQAIQNDISRLLQEADAIAKTTAFNGRKLLDGSFAGKALHIGAYAYEITSFSIQSATVDNIGLFATTQGSAVTGGSTSVSGLTITVKEGNQDVTYTVGASAEDSTPGVNTTAHSAGSAWAIAQAINSLSAKTGVEATAFTELDNISVSAGTVSGLQINGWTVATVQTQAGDADSALRNAINALSDKTNVIAEFDDDNPGKLRLVSLDGSDIVIGTDTGGNITASGLSNGTTGGKITLSGDQNFTLGSASSYGFADAQVTLDFDKTSLSAIDVTNTLRDANGNFYHASERDAAEWAIKIADAALKQLDAIRGDIGSVQNQLEATVRNLGVTRVNVQAAESQIRDVDFAEESSTFAKFQILAQSGTFALAQANVTAQTVLQLLQ; this is encoded by the coding sequence ATGAGTCTTCGCATCAACACCAACATCTCGGCCATCGATGCCCACCGGCAGCTGGTCAACACCAACAACTCCCTGAACAAGTCCCTGCGCCGGCTCTCTTCCGGGCTCCGGATCAACGGCGCCGCGGACGACGCCTCCGGCATGGCCATCGCCGACTCCCTGAAGTCCCAGGCCCTCGGCATCGCCCAGGCCATCCGGAACGCCAACGACGGCATCGCCGTGGTCCAGACCGCGGACGGCGCCCTGGAAGAGTACATCAACATCGTCAACACCATCCGGACCAAGGCCATCCAGGCGGCCAGCGACCTCCAGAGCAGCGACTCGCGCCAGGCCATCCAGAACGACATCTCGCGCCTGCTCCAGGAGGCCGACGCCATCGCCAAGACCACGGCCTTCAACGGCCGGAAGCTCCTGGACGGCAGCTTCGCCGGAAAGGCCCTCCACATCGGCGCCTACGCCTACGAGATCACGAGCTTCTCCATCCAGAGCGCCACCGTGGACAACATCGGCCTCTTCGCCACCACCCAGGGCAGCGCCGTGACCGGCGGCTCCACCTCGGTGAGCGGCCTCACCATCACGGTGAAGGAAGGCAACCAGGACGTGACCTACACCGTGGGCGCCAGCGCCGAGGACTCCACCCCCGGCGTCAACACCACCGCCCACAGCGCGGGGTCCGCGTGGGCCATCGCCCAGGCCATCAACTCCTTGTCCGCCAAGACCGGGGTCGAGGCCACCGCCTTCACCGAGCTCGACAACATCAGTGTGAGCGCCGGCACCGTGAGCGGCCTCCAGATCAACGGCTGGACCGTGGCCACGGTCCAGACCCAGGCGGGCGATGCGGACAGCGCCCTGCGGAACGCCATCAACGCCCTCTCCGACAAGACCAACGTCATCGCGGAGTTCGACGACGACAACCCGGGCAAGCTGCGCCTCGTCTCCCTCGACGGGAGCGACATCGTGATCGGCACCGACACGGGCGGCAACATCACCGCCAGCGGCCTCTCCAACGGGACCACGGGCGGAAAGATCACCCTGTCCGGCGACCAGAACTTCACCCTCGGCAGCGCGTCGAGCTACGGCTTCGCCGACGCCCAGGTCACCCTGGACTTCGACAAGACCAGCCTCAGCGCCATCGACGTGACCAACACGCTCCGGGACGCCAACGGCAACTTCTACCATGCCTCGGAGCGTGACGCCGCGGAGTGGGCCATCAAGATCGCCGACGCCGCCCTCAAGCAGCTCGATGCCATCCGGGGCGACATCGGTTCCGTGCAGAACCAGCTCGAGGCCACCGTCCGGAACCTGGGCGTCACCCGCGTGAACGTCCAGGCGGCCGAGTCGCAGATCCGGGACGTGGACTTCGCGGAGGAGAGCAGCACCTTCGCCAAGTTCCAGATCCTGGCGCAGTCCGGCACCTTCGCGCTGGCCCAGGCCAACGTGACGGCCCAGACGGTGCTGCAGCTGCTGCAGTAA
- a CDS encoding flagellar protein FlaG encodes MEVFMNAVTTSQVLNLPRPDPAGGEIQRPPARQVAPAPEETGAAAPPRGDEVRQVVDQIRQDLRVLDTRIAFDIDEASGEPVVRVLDRETNEVLRQIPPEELLKLRTTFEEIVKGLLLDRHA; translated from the coding sequence ATGGAAGTCTTCATGAACGCCGTCACGACGAGCCAGGTCTTGAACCTGCCACGGCCGGACCCGGCCGGGGGGGAAATCCAGCGACCGCCTGCACGGCAGGTGGCCCCGGCGCCCGAAGAGACGGGGGCCGCCGCGCCCCCGCGGGGGGACGAGGTGCGGCAGGTGGTGGACCAGATCCGGCAGGACCTCCGGGTCTTGGATACCCGGATCGCCTTCGACATCGACGAGGCCTCGGGAGAACCGGTGGTCCGCGTGCTCGACCGCGAAACCAACGAGGTCCTCCGCCAGATCCCGCCGGAAGAGCTCCTGAAGCTCCGGACCACCTTCGAGGAGATCGTCAAGGGGCTCCTGCTGGACCGGCACGCCTGA
- the fliS gene encoding flagellar export chaperone FliS: MTPANPYSAYRKVQAISTSDPKKLVLMLYEACLRALRKAEAAIRDGDVAAKGEGLCKAVDIITELSVSLDRNRDDEMVVFLDRLYAHLLTQLSEANLHSDAERVAHVFRWVEQLRDAWKRTVMPEAEAKAAGAARPEPSRRPAPREGYGPGEPGIGADLRRAVLGLG; this comes from the coding sequence ATGACACCCGCAAATCCCTACAGCGCCTACCGGAAGGTCCAGGCCATCTCCACGAGCGATCCGAAGAAGCTGGTGCTCATGCTCTACGAGGCCTGCCTCCGGGCGCTTCGAAAGGCCGAGGCCGCCATCCGCGACGGCGACGTGGCGGCGAAGGGAGAGGGGCTCTGCAAGGCCGTGGACATCATCACCGAGCTGAGCGTCTCCCTGGACCGCAACCGCGACGACGAGATGGTGGTCTTCCTGGACAGGCTCTACGCCCATCTCCTCACCCAGCTCAGCGAGGCGAACCTCCATTCGGACGCCGAGCGGGTGGCCCACGTCTTCCGGTGGGTGGAACAGCTTCGGGACGCCTGGAAACGGACGGTGATGCCGGAGGCCGAGGCCAAGGCCGCGGGAGCGGCCCGGCCGGAGCCCTCCCGGCGCCCGGCGCCGCGGGAAGGCTACGGGCCCGGCGAACCCGGCATCGGGGCCGATCTCCGCCGGGCCGTCCTGGGGCTTGGATGA
- a CDS encoding tetratricopeptide repeat-containing glycosyltransferase family 2 protein: MAKRRTKKTGKARRRGRSGTPAPAGGAPLLSACLIAKDEEAYLPACLEALAAFVDEIVVADTGSTDRTPDIARRLARKVLEVPWAGDFSQARNASLAAASGRWILVVDADEVIHPRDGARLRRFLPAAPERAYSLLTRNYTREVGIVGWTADDGRYPDLNPDRFGYWPSIKVRLFRNLPEIRFEGRVHELVEPALDRMGAAYPVLDVPVHHFGPLAGKVLREKEEHYLELGMEKLAERPDDPKAHFELGSQAFRLERYGEAERLLRECLRLDPAYPEARRTLCSCLLKRRAFAEALEVAEGAPEEVAADPHFLNLLGVCHVSLGRFDEGERAYLRALERRPDLAIAMMNLGRLMEARQDFEAAAGWYRKVLDVSPAHHEARYRMAKAHIALGRLREGLLLFQEVADAAPEFHERIQADLRALEASLQAIKAGAGGG, translated from the coding sequence ATGGCGAAGCGACGCACGAAAAAGACCGGGAAGGCCCGGCGCCGCGGCCGGTCCGGCACGCCGGCCCCGGCAGGAGGCGCGCCCCTGCTCTCCGCCTGCCTCATCGCGAAGGACGAAGAGGCCTACCTCCCGGCCTGCCTCGAGGCCCTCGCCGCCTTCGTGGACGAGATCGTGGTGGCCGATACCGGTTCCACCGACCGGACCCCGGATATCGCCCGGCGGCTGGCCCGGAAGGTCCTGGAGGTCCCTTGGGCCGGGGATTTCAGCCAGGCGCGGAACGCCTCCCTCGCGGCGGCGTCCGGGCGCTGGATCCTGGTGGTGGATGCCGACGAGGTGATCCACCCCCGGGACGGGGCGCGGCTGCGCCGCTTCCTTCCCGCGGCCCCGGAACGGGCCTACAGCCTGCTCACCCGGAACTACACCCGGGAGGTCGGCATCGTGGGCTGGACGGCCGACGACGGCCGCTACCCGGACCTCAACCCGGACCGGTTCGGATACTGGCCCTCGATCAAGGTCCGGCTCTTCCGGAACCTCCCGGAGATCCGGTTCGAGGGGCGGGTCCACGAGCTGGTGGAACCCGCCCTGGACCGCATGGGGGCCGCCTACCCGGTGCTGGACGTGCCGGTCCACCACTTCGGTCCCCTGGCCGGGAAGGTGCTGCGCGAGAAGGAAGAGCACTACTTGGAACTCGGCATGGAAAAGCTGGCGGAGCGGCCGGATGATCCCAAGGCGCACTTCGAGCTGGGCTCCCAGGCCTTCCGGCTGGAACGCTACGGGGAGGCGGAGCGGCTCCTGCGGGAATGCCTCCGGCTGGACCCCGCCTACCCGGAGGCCAGGCGGACGCTGTGTTCCTGCCTCCTCAAGCGCCGGGCCTTCGCCGAAGCCCTGGAGGTGGCCGAAGGCGCTCCGGAAGAGGTGGCGGCCGACCCGCACTTCCTGAACCTCCTGGGGGTCTGCCACGTCTCCCTCGGGCGCTTCGACGAGGGGGAGCGGGCCTACCTGCGGGCCCTGGAACGCCGGCCCGACCTCGCCATCGCCATGATGAACCTCGGCCGCCTCATGGAGGCCCGCCAGGACTTCGAGGCGGCGGCGGGATGGTACCGCAAGGTCCTCGATGTCTCGCCGGCCCACCACGAGGCCCGCTACCGGATGGCCAAGGCCCACATCGCCCTGGGGCGGCTGCGGGAGGGGCTCCTCCTCTTCCAGGAGGTGGCCGACGCGGCCCCGGAGTTCCACGAGCGGATCCAGGCGGATCTCCGCGCCCTGGAGGCATCGCTCCAGGCGATCAAGGCCGGGGCGGGCGGGGGGTAG